The genomic interval TCTCACGGCAACAAAACTGTGAGGAGTCCCACTAGAGATAGGAATGTTACCACCATCACAATGCTGCAACCCCAATGTTAGAGACACGCCGCTTCCACTTTCAAACCTCCCCAGTTCCGGCATGTGGTACGCAGTCACAAATCTTTCACTGTTCCTATCAGACTGAACCATTCCATCAGAAAAGAAACTACTTTCATCCATACCAGGCCTTTCACCGTCACGACGAGTCCCATTTTGGAAGCTGACGGTCCCAGTGGATCCAGCCATTTCCACATCATAATGATCAGATTTGGAGTCCATAAATCGTCCTGTGCTGCATCTATCAGTTCCTGGGGAACTTGAACTAGGCTGCACATCTTCTCCTGCATCTTCTAGGGTCCTCTTTTCACCTTTTTTGGTTTGGGGTGCATTTTCAGATGAAGAATTAGATTCCATTTCAGCATCACCAGCCTCTTCGTTGTACATCTCCTCAACCATGGGTTTCCAGAGACGCACCCGTGCATTTATAAACCAATTTGAGACCTGTTCagcaataaaaaaaagtacagTTATGAACTTCTTGATCTCAAGTTACATGAACTTAAACTGGTATGTTATCTCATATTTGAAATTAACTTTCATGAATAATTTAACGTGGAATTACGATATTTATCAACAATAAAAGTTATAGGAAAAAGATAATGACTAAATTAGGGTCACATGTATAGCAAAGAACTGCTACTTCCTCACCCCTTGATAGTTGATATAGACAGaaattttcttgttttctctttttagccaagtaaaagaaaagaatatccAGATACCCCTCAGAACTGCAACACGCACATCCTAAAGACATTGTTTGGAAAGGTCTGAAGGATAGGTGAAAAGTAAACTATTCTTCTCCCCTTATTACTTTGCTCTCTATTTCTTTCCCAACTAGATATGTGTCTACTTTTTTCACAACTGAATTCCACTTTGTATCTCATGAAAGTATAGGTCATCATCTCCTGATTTTGCAATTTAGCAAGGAACAAAGAGGATACAAACAAATAATCCTACCCCCAGTCAGTCTGTCTTCTTTATTACGGCCTAGCTAGCAAAATGCTACATTAAATTAGATTACTTCATCATTACCTGACTTCTCGTTAAGCCTGTCTGCCTTGCTAGCATGATCTTATCAGAATCCTTGGGATAGCTGACAAATATCAACATTCAATTTTAGATTATGAAGTGACAAAATCCGGTTCGATTCAAAgtaaatacatgtttaagtaaaaaaaatcgagtaaaaaagtaaaaatcaaGAGGACATACGGATGGAGGAAATGTTCAAATAGCCATGCTCGCAGAATGGAAACAGAACTTTCTGGCAGACCTCTTTGTGGCCTCCATGCATGCTGTTGCATCATACCAAGCTGCTGAAGGGCTCTTTGCTGCCTGAGCTGCTGATCCACGTAACGGAGGCGAGTAATTCCAACCCCTTTAATGTTTCCTGAAGTGCCTTGCTCCCCAAGGCCTTTTTGGGTTGTTCGTATCTGACCAGTAATTGCATCACGTAAGCATCGAAAGTGGCGAGAAATGGTTTGAAGAGCAACTCCTGTGTATGGTTTAGCTGCCCCGCTTCCTGCTATCACATCAAACGATGATACCACAATCTGCATCTGATGATAATATTGTTTGTACCTTCTATCAACCTGTAATGATGGACATGTGAACACAATTACAAATCATGGAAAATAGAGAAGATCCAATATAGTGATGTAATTGAACACCTCATGTATCCAAGCTCTCAAAAGTACAAATAGTTTCCATATGAACCTATATCATGTAGGCATAGTTCATGAGagacatgaaattttaaataattcGATAAGTGAGTTCTTAACACTAAAAGCAGTAGCAAGATAAATAAGAAAGGGTAATTAAATCCATCACAGAACTAATACGGGAGGAGCAAAAACTTTAAAGATGACCAAGTTCATACTTCATAGACATCCCACTTCAGGTTTGGTGAAAAATGCCATACCTAGAACAATCATATAATAGGAATTCGCAACCAGAATTCTACTCATTTTGTTGGTTCAAGTAAATTAGCATGATCAACTCCAACATCAAACTGGAtagaaaaatattattatccacaaaaaagaaacacagCCGCACCAGATATACTATCATCCTGTCATCTTCATTACTGGGTAAGTTTCTTTTGACAAATGTTAAACAGATAGTATTTGGTTTAAGCTCCTCATCTTTTTAGAATCTATTTGACACAGGGAAGGTGGAAAGAAATTCCAAGACTTAGTGGCATCCCATAACCAATCATCACTTGTAAACCCTTTTTCATTTGTTTACTTAGACTTTGATTACAATATGTTATGCACCTCACTTACATCTTAGACTAAAAGCATCACAATTCCTGTTGAAACTAATAAGATTAATAACTAGGCAATATAATATTACCTTCTtaatcaaagaaaaatataagcaGTAATCAAGACAGGTGTTGTAGGAATCTAGTGAACAATACTACTTAAAAAACCCTAACcacataataaaaataaagatcaTTTTATGGTGTTAAACATTGTGATCAAATGAGGAAGTTAAAgaataattaatcaaataagAGATATCTGCAGTGCTCATACCTCATCTAACATAGACAGAAGTTTAGTCATCTTGTTTTGCAACTCTTGTTTCTCAGCATGTGAAAGCTCACACGGTGAGTCACTGGCGGACTCTTGGGGGTTTGAAGATTCTCCACTTTCAATCTCGTTCTTTGATCTATCATCACCCTCCTTGAAACCCTTCATCGTATGATCACTTGCACCTTCGTTCTTCTCCCTATCATGCAGCTTCAGTGCTTTCTGGACATTGACAACTTCATCAAGTAGTTGTTGTGCTGCTTTCAGGTACTTGGAATTAGGAATGTTCCTTGCAATACTCGACATCCCATATGGAGACAAGTCCCCTTTACTTGAATCTGCATTGCCTCCAGGGAAACTAGGTTGCATATATTCGACATTTCTTGGCTGATCATCTCTGAAAGAGCCATTCCTGCCCTCACTTGAAAATGATGAATTAGGACTTGCGAATGAGGCAAAACCCATATTGGGATTCCGGTATGACATAGAAGGCACTTGCATTCCTGATGAGAGGCTGAGGGACAATCCCTGACCTTGCAAGTTCTGTCCACCATGAAGAATAGCTGCAGAACCATCTATTGGGTTCGTTACGGGCATCTCATTTCTACTATCTCTCCATGCATAAGGATTCAGCTCTCCTATACGTGAGCCACCTAGATGTGATAAGATATCCTGCTGTTGGGTGTTACCATCCAAAGCCCCCACAGAAGAAACAACTTCAATGCAGTTGTTTTGGTTCTGAGAACTTCCAGCTAATGTATCTGAGTATGACCCCGAGTTCATATACATCATCATGTTTCCAGAAAGAACAGGCGTTTCTGGATATGTACTAGTTGAGAGTTCCCTTGAATAGAGCATTGGTGTACCATCTTTTTCATCATTTGAATTACTGTAATAAGTTGCCATCTTTGTTAAACTTCGAAATCTTCTTGCCCAGTTGTATTTGACACAGATCACATACTTGACCCCAAAGCTGAGAAACAGAAAACGAGCACACAACTTCCCATAATTAGTACTTAACACTATAGTTGAGAATCTAATAAATTTAATCCCACCAGTAATCCAGCAATTGAAGACAAACTACTCAAACATCAAAAATATATTACTTAGATCCCACGCCATCCTCCCAAAACGGAAAAGAATTGACTGTAAGCAACACAAACAGGAGCTAATAGTTACATATGGATTTCTTAGATTTCAAGGGAGAAACATGGTTTAGAAATTACTCTCGTTTAAAGAAATGGGAAAAATGAGAGGAGGTCAGTTTCTAATTACTAAGAATCAGTAGAAGGGTTTGGGAAATTACTCATTTTCTCCATTTCCTACTATTAGTTAATGAATGTCGACAGTCTTCCAAGTACAAATGAGTAGCAACAACCTAGAAACCTCATGCATACAAGAACAGAATTCAACCCAATACAAGAtctaaatcaagaaaaaattaacaaaaaaccTTTACCCTAACAAGATATTTGAAAGGCAAGAAGAAAACATAAGAGATAAACAGCATGAAAAGAACAAAGGATCATCATATTAACAAACAAAGACAGAACCAATTAAATCCACGTACTACAACCAAAATTAGAAGCAAAAATTAGAGACATAAAGAAGCAAAAGGATAATATTGAAGATTAACGACAGTAAAGATTTATAGGagaatagaaagaaaaaaagtaccTGGGAACCTGCAACAGTTGTGGGTTGTTTGAGGGAACAGAAAAGTCTTAGAGAACAACACCCGATCGCTTAAACAGAGTCCCTCTCAGAACCGAAACACTTTCCGATCCCAAGAACTAAGTTCTTTATCCAACCAAAGATACAGAGACAAGTGAAACAAGAGTATTATTTCAAAAGAGACTTGGGAGTTTCTTCACTTTTagtttcttctctctctctctctctctctctctctctctctctctctcttctttgcAATCATAGATATTCTTCATCCATTAGCATCACTGCTTCAAAACCCCACGTGAGACTCACACGCACGCAAAacggaagagagagaaagagaagcagAGTCTGAAACAGAGGCTTCTCTCTCTAGGGAAAGAAAAACTACggagaaaaagagaggagTTTTACTATGTCACTCAAGGAAAGATGATGGCTTTGCTTTTTTTCCAGAAATGGGATTCCATTTTTGGGCTTTGGTGGGTTTTCTTAGCTCTTCTTGGTAGTTTAGCTTtgagtaaaaaaaaaccaaccaAAGCTGTAGTTGGTGCTCTGTTTCAGAATTCTCTgtatttccttcttcttcttcttccttgtttCAAAGACTTGAACTTTGATTGATGATGAATCAAGAGTTTGGTTAAGGAGCTCAATCTCTAACTACCAGTTGGTGGACCTGAAACCCTCTCTTAAACCCCcttccatctctctctctctctctctaacttGAACCTCTATGGCTGTCTCTCTCATCCATACACAGCATGGAAGGTCTGGTTTTGCTGCTGCAATATCCACCATATAATTGCATATt from Argentina anserina chromosome 2, drPotAnse1.1, whole genome shotgun sequence carries:
- the LOC126783877 gene encoding BEL1-like homeodomain protein 7, which encodes MATYYSNSNDEKDGTPMLYSRELSTSTYPETPVLSGNMMMYMNSGSYSDTLAGSSQNQNNCIEVVSSVGALDGNTQQQDILSHLGGSRIGELNPYAWRDSRNEMPVTNPIDGSAAILHGGQNLQGQGLSLSLSSGMQVPSMSYRNPNMGFASFASPNSSFSSEGRNGSFRDDQPRNVEYMQPSFPGGNADSSKGDLSPYGMSSIARNIPNSKYLKAAQQLLDEVVNVQKALKLHDREKNEGASDHTMKGFKEGDDRSKNEIESGESSNPQESASDSPCELSHAEKQELQNKMTKLLSMLDEVDRRYKQYYHQMQIVVSSFDVIAGSGAAKPYTGVALQTISRHFRCLRDAITGQIRTTQKGLGEQGTSGNIKGVGITRLRYVDQQLRQQRALQQLGMMQQHAWRPQRGLPESSVSILRAWLFEHFLHPYPKDSDKIMLARQTGLTRSQVSNWFINARVRLWKPMVEEMYNEEAGDAEMESNSSSENAPQTKKGEKRTLEDAGEDVQPSSSSPGTDRCSTGRFMDSKSDHYDVEMAGSTGTVSFQNGTRRDGERPGMDESSFFSDGMVQSDRNSERFVTAYHMPELGRFESGSGVSLTLGLQHCDGGNIPISSGTPHSFVAVRDDDLYNAAASSVGTETTDFDQQHRFGSSHLLRARDFVV